In a genomic window of Acidobacteriota bacterium:
- a CDS encoding type II toxin-antitoxin system HicB family antitoxin has protein sequence MEYTTIVKHRGEWWIGWIEEVSGVNCQERTHEELINSLAETLSEALELNRRDALLASVGGCHEEKVIVT, from the coding sequence ATGGAATACACGACCATCGTGAAGCATCGTGGTGAATGGTGGATCGGCTGGATTGAGGAAGTCTCCGGCGTGAATTGTCAGGAACGCACACATGAGGAGTTGATAAATAGCCTCGCCGAGACGCTCTCCGAAGCGCTTGAACTCAACCGGCGAGACGCCCTGCTGGCTTCGGTAGGCGGCTGCCATGAGGAGAAGGTCATCGTTACATGA
- a CDS encoding DUF4276 family protein, giving the protein MKKSVVIIAPGETERRALPFLVRHLQDHGITVDDVRIPPRNKLLNLMMAEKLIKSVWYENLNSPPDKFIMVMDLDGTHPDEVLAPIQSRLPARLRGIEACVLYAYAQHHLEAWYFADARNLREYLGRDLGQVDTSKPDEIRNPKLHLKHLLGNRVYTARISEEIAKILNTSTIAERSPSFRIFVDSIMNGDSMAC; this is encoded by the coding sequence ATGAAGAAAAGCGTCGTCATCATAGCGCCCGGTGAAACCGAACGTCGAGCGTTGCCTTTCTTGGTTCGTCACCTGCAGGATCACGGTATCACCGTAGACGATGTGCGCATACCGCCGAGGAACAAGTTGCTCAACTTGATGATGGCAGAAAAACTCATCAAGTCAGTATGGTATGAAAACCTGAATTCACCACCCGACAAGTTCATCATGGTCATGGATCTCGATGGCACGCATCCTGATGAGGTCTTGGCGCCAATTCAGAGTCGACTTCCTGCAAGGCTACGTGGAATCGAGGCATGTGTTCTGTACGCCTATGCGCAACACCACTTGGAAGCGTGGTATTTCGCCGACGCCAGGAATCTCAGAGAATACTTGGGTCGAGACCTTGGGCAGGTGGACACATCGAAACCGGACGAGATCCGAAATCCGAAGCTTCACCTCAAGCATTTGCTCGGAAACCGGGTCTATACGGCCCGGATTTCTGAAGAGATCGCGAAGATTCTTAACACCAGCACCATCGCGGAACGGAGTCCCAGTTTCAGGATATTCGTCGACTCGATCATGAACGGCGACTCCATGGCATGTTGA
- a CDS encoding sialidase family protein → MTTVRLQRLTVRLEQPIQVTQTVGHAWFPTLAKFPSGELMVTYAVSADSNANPYSVRGFQTSRNGGRSWGHRYDLIPDLQPSIFVPQADGSLLAILAHLYQPDREERHNLHTSYTLFERGGSRVVVEPGGVRVADWPWPVGTFPSQIPRTNWIARLKFCGDALQMGDRLLANGYMRTGGNLEPRKEEKVISLLFVSEDKGRTWRYFSTVADPSVMTADARRRDPEDPRYQGRPWPQELLEASETSMIQLADGDLMAVFRVGHFLDLGRTYSSDGGRSWTRVEPIPPFSVAPSMVRTRNNTIVLSSGRPGLRVWFSTDARAQTWQDIDILEHHNRWAPDASYRISQQGRRGGRGQTTSYTEIVEISANRLLLVYDRAPFGWDPTPIDSGERSRVFVLPIEVQRDSDL, encoded by the coding sequence ATGACTACGGTGAGGTTGCAACGCCTGACCGTTCGTCTGGAACAGCCCATCCAGGTGACCCAAACCGTCGGTCATGCCTGGTTTCCAACTCTGGCCAAGTTTCCTTCCGGTGAGTTGATGGTGACCTATGCCGTGTCAGCGGATTCCAACGCGAATCCCTATTCGGTTCGCGGTTTTCAGACCTCCAGAAATGGCGGCCGCAGCTGGGGACACCGCTATGACCTCATCCCCGACCTTCAACCATCCATTTTCGTACCTCAGGCAGATGGATCTCTACTGGCCATCCTGGCCCATCTCTACCAACCCGATCGGGAGGAAAGACACAACCTTCACACCAGCTACACTCTTTTCGAGCGCGGCGGGAGCCGCGTTGTTGTGGAACCGGGCGGTGTGCGGGTAGCGGACTGGCCTTGGCCGGTGGGCACGTTTCCGAGCCAGATCCCTCGAACCAACTGGATTGCCCGACTGAAGTTCTGCGGCGATGCTCTTCAGATGGGTGATCGTCTCCTGGCCAACGGGTACATGAGGACCGGGGGGAACCTGGAACCTCGAAAGGAAGAGAAGGTAATCAGCCTGCTCTTTGTTTCTGAGGACAAGGGACGGACATGGCGCTACTTTTCAACCGTGGCTGATCCTTCAGTGATGACTGCCGACGCCCGGAGGCGGGATCCTGAAGATCCGCGCTACCAGGGTCGGCCCTGGCCTCAAGAACTCTTGGAAGCCAGTGAGACCTCGATGATCCAGCTCGCCGATGGAGACCTCATGGCTGTGTTTCGAGTCGGCCATTTCCTGGACCTGGGCCGGACCTACAGCAGTGATGGAGGCCGTTCCTGGACCCGGGTGGAGCCCATCCCCCCCTTCAGCGTAGCGCCGAGCATGGTACGCACCCGGAATAACACCATCGTGCTCTCCAGCGGCCGCCCCGGTCTACGTGTCTGGTTCTCGACCGACGCTCGGGCGCAGACTTGGCAGGACATCGACATCCTCGAACATCACAACCGTTGGGCTCCAGACGCCAGCTATCGCATTTCCCAGCAGGGCCGGAGGGGCGGAAGGGGTCAGACCACCTCTTACACGGAGATCGTGGAGATCTCGGCCAACCGGCTGCTGCTGGTGTACGACCGCGCTCCCTTCGGCTGGGATCCAACGCCCATCGATTCCGGCGAACGAAGCCGCGTTTTCGTTTTACCGATCGAGGTGCAGCGCGATTCGGATCTATAA
- a CDS encoding PQQ-dependent sugar dehydrogenase, which translates to MIFRPSTWKSLVLLTAVLALAACSHDPSEKGTNPYGLTERTLWTTSRVIGSPEPPPRYRLRRVFPQHTFENPIFIAQDPNSERLLVAEYGGRIYSFHGNNPEAGKDLFLDWNRRVSAFSFHPRYRDNGQVFVFSPTNPKLEDRKDEDGNRIKQLSRVSRFELEPGSDPPRLRPESERIIIQWPAGGHNGGEAIIGPDGYLYICTGDGTSTSDREHTGQDIDDLLAVMMRLDVERPDPGRAYSIPPDNPFVGVPGAREEIWAYGFRNPWRFSFDPITGQPWVGDVGQDLWELIELVSRGSNHGWPVMEGSHPFHPKTKPGPTPIVSPVMEHHHREARSITGGYVYQGDKFPELRGAYLYGDYSYGKMWGLRYDHDRKEVVWHQELADSSVNIVSLGVGRDGSFYALDYDTGEVYELDHRPAPEKMPPFPRKLSETGLFASVKDHRPAPGVIPYTVNVPFWSDGAAKERFLALPGEMQVKFNEQGTWEFDPGAVMVKSFTLEAEEGNPETRRYIETRLLVNEDDRWVGYTYAWNDEQTDAALVEGDGRDQTFRIRDGRMPGGERSQVWRYPSREECMFCHSRAAGFVLGMNTRQMNRDQDYAGTTDNQLRTLDHIGVFNEPLEKPPAEYPALPDPFGTDADVEARTRAYLQVNCAMCHAPSGGGNSRFNLVYTAEPDKVRLIDESPIHDTMGVANPRLVAPGDPDRSILYRRLLVRGLNQMPPTSTNRIDQRGAELVAEWIRNLETESKLAAKAPEGATFSRPVERRLPAAE; encoded by the coding sequence TTGATCTTCAGACCTTCCACTTGGAAAAGCCTGGTCCTTCTAACCGCCGTCCTGGCGCTGGCAGCCTGCAGCCACGACCCCTCGGAGAAGGGAACCAACCCCTACGGCCTGACCGAGCGGACCCTCTGGACCACCTCGCGCGTCATAGGATCTCCCGAACCCCCACCCCGATATCGCCTCCGGCGCGTTTTCCCCCAGCACACCTTCGAGAATCCCATCTTCATCGCTCAGGACCCCAATTCGGAGCGCCTGCTGGTGGCGGAGTACGGAGGCCGGATCTACAGCTTCCACGGAAACAACCCCGAGGCCGGAAAAGACCTCTTCCTCGACTGGAACCGCCGGGTCTCCGCCTTTTCTTTCCATCCGCGCTACCGCGACAACGGCCAGGTCTTCGTCTTCAGCCCCACCAACCCCAAGCTGGAAGACCGGAAGGATGAAGACGGCAACCGGATCAAGCAGCTCAGCCGGGTCTCCCGATTCGAGCTGGAACCGGGCAGCGACCCACCACGCCTGCGTCCCGAATCGGAACGGATCATCATCCAGTGGCCCGCGGGAGGCCACAACGGCGGCGAAGCCATCATCGGTCCGGACGGCTACCTCTACATCTGCACCGGGGACGGCACCAGTACCTCCGACCGGGAGCACACCGGCCAGGACATCGACGACCTGCTGGCAGTCATGATGCGGCTCGACGTGGAGCGGCCGGACCCGGGCCGGGCCTATTCCATTCCCCCGGACAACCCCTTCGTCGGCGTGCCCGGCGCCCGGGAGGAAATCTGGGCCTACGGCTTTCGAAATCCATGGCGGTTCAGCTTCGACCCGATCACGGGACAGCCCTGGGTCGGGGACGTGGGTCAGGATCTCTGGGAGCTCATCGAGCTGGTCAGCCGGGGCAGCAATCATGGATGGCCCGTGATGGAGGGCTCACACCCCTTTCATCCCAAAACGAAGCCGGGTCCCACTCCCATCGTCTCCCCGGTGATGGAGCATCACCATCGTGAGGCCCGCTCCATCACCGGCGGCTACGTCTACCAGGGAGACAAGTTTCCGGAGCTGAGAGGCGCCTACCTCTACGGGGATTACTCGTACGGGAAGATGTGGGGGTTGCGGTACGACCACGACCGGAAGGAAGTGGTCTGGCACCAGGAACTCGCCGACTCGTCCGTCAACATCGTCAGTCTCGGCGTCGGGCGAGACGGTTCCTTCTATGCGCTGGACTACGACACCGGGGAGGTCTACGAATTGGACCACCGGCCGGCGCCGGAGAAGATGCCGCCCTTTCCGCGGAAGCTGAGCGAGACCGGATTGTTCGCATCGGTGAAGGACCATCGGCCGGCTCCCGGCGTCATCCCGTATACGGTGAACGTCCCCTTCTGGTCCGACGGCGCCGCCAAGGAGCGGTTTCTCGCTCTGCCGGGCGAGATGCAGGTCAAGTTCAACGAACAAGGCACTTGGGAGTTTGACCCCGGCGCGGTGATGGTGAAGTCGTTCACCCTGGAGGCCGAGGAAGGCAACCCGGAGACGCGCCGGTACATCGAAACCCGGCTCCTGGTGAATGAGGACGACCGGTGGGTGGGATACACCTACGCCTGGAACGACGAGCAGACCGATGCCGCATTGGTGGAAGGGGACGGCCGCGACCAAACCTTTCGGATTCGGGACGGCCGGATGCCCGGCGGAGAGCGAAGCCAGGTCTGGCGCTATCCCAGCCGCGAGGAGTGCATGTTCTGCCATTCCCGCGCGGCCGGCTTCGTGCTGGGAATGAACACCCGGCAGATGAACCGCGACCAGGACTACGCCGGGACCACGGACAATCAGCTCAGAACACTCGACCACATCGGAGTCTTCAACGAACCGCTTGAGAAGCCCCCCGCGGAATACCCGGCCCTCCCGGACCCCTTCGGCACCGATGCGGACGTGGAGGCCAGGACCCGTGCCTATCTCCAAGTGAACTGCGCCATGTGCCACGCCCCGAGCGGCGGAGGAAACTCCCGATTCAACCTGGTCTACACGGCGGAACCGGACAAGGTCCGTCTGATCGACGAGTCGCCGATTCACGACACCATGGGAGTGGCCAACCCCCGGCTGGTGGCCCCGGGCGACCCTGACCGGTCGATCCTCTACCGGCGGCTGTTGGTACGAGGCCTGAACCAAATGCCCCCGACCAGCACCAACCGAATCGACCAGCGCGGCGCGGAGCTGGTAGCAGAATGGATCCGGAACCTGGAAACCGAGTCCAAACTCGCCGCAAAAGCGCCAGAAGGGGCGACTTTCAGTCGCCCAGTGGAACGGCGGCTTCCAGCCGCCGAATAG
- a CDS encoding AAA family ATPase — MKLLKLHANRYRSLLDQSIELNDFNLFIGSNAAGKSTILDALRFLSEAVRARDFREPVFSRGGFIHLAWKGLGAQQIRLKVHLEDGERRFEWELCIVRRGSGFYTEEHVNELHHDRPPEHLLEAKNGSGWWWSGEQGRVALKQGPTSCALTAAAADASFRARDVAEFISRWGFFDPNPFLLRRDWAGLDSGRFDHYGRNLGGTLHSLNADSPETFNRVVESTRSILGLPVNIIPRESEDRFYFVQKEPGLEWPVHQMGASSGTLRLLALMTALHSEPETNLIGIEEPENYIHPTALSAFLDHLQSECPRVQFLVTTHSPLLLDFLNRPEAVRVVRRDSQLGTTVLSQENPERVQRALNESGFGLGEFYETKGFGSD, encoded by the coding sequence ATGAAGCTCCTGAAACTTCACGCGAATCGCTACCGCAGCCTTCTTGATCAGAGCATCGAACTGAACGATTTCAATCTGTTCATTGGCTCTAATGCGGCGGGCAAGAGCACTATTCTCGACGCGCTCCGTTTCTTGAGTGAAGCCGTGCGAGCGCGCGATTTTCGAGAGCCGGTATTTTCACGGGGTGGCTTTATCCACTTGGCATGGAAGGGATTGGGGGCACAGCAGATTAGGCTGAAAGTCCACCTTGAAGACGGCGAAAGGAGGTTCGAATGGGAACTCTGCATCGTCCGGCGTGGCTCCGGGTTCTACACCGAAGAGCATGTCAATGAGCTGCACCATGACCGTCCGCCAGAGCATCTGCTGGAGGCCAAGAATGGTAGCGGCTGGTGGTGGTCCGGAGAACAGGGCAGAGTCGCGCTGAAGCAGGGACCGACATCATGCGCACTGACCGCTGCGGCAGCCGATGCATCTTTTCGGGCTCGCGACGTGGCCGAGTTCATCAGCCGGTGGGGGTTCTTCGATCCCAATCCGTTTTTACTCCGCCGCGATTGGGCAGGATTGGATTCGGGAAGGTTCGACCACTACGGCCGCAATCTGGGCGGGACGCTGCATTCGCTCAATGCCGATTCTCCGGAGACATTCAACCGCGTCGTAGAATCGACACGATCGATTCTCGGGCTTCCCGTAAACATAATCCCGCGAGAATCCGAGGATCGCTTCTATTTTGTCCAGAAGGAGCCGGGGCTTGAGTGGCCGGTGCACCAGATGGGAGCATCCAGCGGGACCTTGCGCCTGTTAGCGCTGATGACGGCGCTGCACTCGGAGCCCGAAACCAATCTGATCGGTATCGAGGAACCTGAGAACTACATCCATCCGACAGCGTTGTCTGCGTTTCTGGATCACCTTCAGAGTGAGTGTCCCCGCGTCCAGTTCCTGGTGACGACCCACTCTCCTCTGCTTCTCGACTTTCTGAACAGACCGGAAGCGGTTCGCGTCGTCCGGCGCGACTCCCAATTGGGCACGACGGTCTTGAGCCAGGAGAATCCGGAACGCGTGCAAAGGGCATTGAACGAGTCCGGATTCGGTCTCGGAGAGTTCTACGAAACAAAGGGATTTGGTAGCGACTAA
- a CDS encoding DUF1501 domain-containing protein, with amino-acid sequence MTSPTHPIAKARELLTRRHFFGRSGMGIGAAALNSLLADDLFATPLGSPGAAAGASGPPHFEPKAKRVIYLCQAGGPAQMDLFDYKPGLKKMFDVDFPDSVRQGQRLTTMTSGQDRFPVVPSIFEFRRHGECGAWVSELLPHTAGVVDRLCLIKSMHTEAINHDPAITLMQTGFERSGRPSLGAWLSYGLGSGNRDLPTFVVMTSNSKSGSQPLYKRLWGSGFLPTRHQGVRFRGVGDPVLHLSNPPGMDSATRRHILDDVARLNELKQAEFGDPEIATRIAQYELAFRMQTSVPELADLSDEPEHIFRLYGEDARERGTYASHCLMARRLVERGVRFVQLFHRGWDQHQDLPKDLAGQCKSTDRATAALILDLEQRGMLDDTLIVWGGEFGRTIYCQGDLTKENYGRDHHPRCFTMWLAGAGVAGGLSYGETDDFSYNIAKDPVHVHDLNATILHLLGIDHLRLTFKFQGRDHRLTDVHGNVLKPLLA; translated from the coding sequence ATGACTTCTCCCACGCATCCAATCGCCAAAGCCCGAGAGCTGTTGACCCGGCGTCACTTCTTCGGACGGTCGGGGATGGGAATCGGCGCGGCGGCACTGAACTCACTGCTGGCGGACGACCTCTTCGCCACCCCGTTGGGGAGTCCCGGAGCCGCAGCCGGTGCTTCGGGTCCACCCCACTTCGAGCCCAAGGCCAAGCGGGTGATCTATCTGTGCCAGGCGGGAGGACCGGCCCAGATGGACCTCTTCGACTACAAGCCGGGCCTGAAGAAAATGTTCGACGTCGATTTCCCCGACTCGGTACGGCAGGGCCAGCGCCTGACCACCATGACCTCGGGCCAGGATCGTTTTCCGGTGGTGCCCTCCATCTTCGAATTCCGCCGGCACGGAGAGTGCGGCGCCTGGGTCAGCGAGTTGCTGCCCCACACGGCCGGCGTGGTCGATCGGCTCTGCCTGATCAAGTCGATGCACACCGAGGCCATCAACCACGACCCCGCCATCACGCTGATGCAGACCGGCTTCGAGCGGTCGGGCCGGCCCAGCCTGGGGGCGTGGCTCTCCTACGGATTGGGAAGCGGGAACCGGGACCTGCCCACCTTCGTGGTCATGACCTCCAACTCCAAGTCAGGGTCGCAGCCGCTGTACAAGCGCCTGTGGGGCAGTGGTTTCCTGCCCACCCGGCACCAGGGGGTGAGGTTCCGGGGCGTCGGCGATCCGGTCCTCCACCTCTCCAACCCGCCGGGAATGGACAGCGCCACCCGGCGGCACATTCTGGACGACGTCGCCCGGTTGAACGAGTTGAAGCAGGCCGAGTTCGGAGACCCTGAGATCGCCACCCGAATCGCCCAGTACGAGCTGGCGTTCCGGATGCAGACCTCGGTTCCCGAGTTGGCGGACCTGTCCGACGAACCGGAACACATCTTCAGGCTCTACGGTGAAGACGCCCGCGAGCGGGGCACCTACGCCTCCCATTGCCTGATGGCCCGCCGCCTGGTCGAGCGAGGGGTGCGCTTCGTCCAGTTGTTCCACCGGGGCTGGGATCAGCACCAGGACCTGCCCAAGGACCTGGCCGGCCAGTGCAAGAGCACGGACCGGGCCACAGCCGCCCTGATCCTGGATCTGGAGCAACGAGGGATGCTGGATGACACCCTCATCGTCTGGGGCGGCGAATTCGGACGGACCATCTACTGCCAGGGAGATTTGACCAAGGAGAACTACGGGCGGGACCACCACCCCCGCTGCTTCACCATGTGGCTGGCCGGAGCCGGAGTGGCCGGCGGTCTGAGCTACGGCGAAACGGACGACTTCAGCTACAACATCGCCAAGGACCCGGTCCACGTTCACGACCTGAACGCCACCATCCTGCATCTCCTGGGCATCGACCACCTGCGGCTGACGTTCAAGTTCCAGGGCCGGGACCACCGCCTGACGGACGTTCACGGCAACGTGCTGAAACCGCTCCTGGCGTAG